From a region of the Pseudanabaena sp. ABRG5-3 genome:
- the speA gene encoding biosynthetic arginine decarboxylase, whose translation MLQEIQLPVVADAKKWTIQDSETLYRINGWGEPYFSINEAGHVTVSPKGDRGGCIDLFELVNDLKQRGLRSPILVRFSDILADRIERLNSTFAKAIARYNYNGVYRGVFPVKVNQQRQLVEEIAKYGKPFQFGLEAGSKPELLIALATLRTPGSLLICNGYKDAEYIETALLARKLGQNTIIVIEQLEEVEMIIRAATKLGIAPVVGVRAKLSAKGLGHWEDSTGDRAKFGLSMWEILETVEQLEAANMLDSLKLLHFHIGSQISNISTIKDALREAGQIYVQLATMGAPMGHLDVGGGLGVDYDGSKTNFYASKNYSMQNYAYDIVAAIKDACTEKGIPVPTLTSESGRAIASHQSVLVFDVVGISGTPNQPIEPLKEDEHLIVRNLFEALENINENNYQEIYHDAVQFNQEAISLFTFGYLTLKQRARVERLFWECCDRILKVTRKLNYVPDDLEDLERAMALTYYCNFSVFQSAPDSWAIDQLFPIMPIHRLNEEPTCRGTIADLTCDSDGKIDRFIDLRDVKSTLELHPFIAEEPYFLALFLGGAYQEILGDLHNLFGDTDAVHIHATPTGYKVEHVIKGDSMTEVLEYVQYNRDAMLENIRQETERALQEKQITLDEARLFLQKYEHCLNGYTYLS comes from the coding sequence ATGTTGCAAGAGATTCAGTTACCTGTCGTTGCCGATGCGAAAAAGTGGACAATTCAAGATAGTGAGACCCTTTATCGCATCAATGGCTGGGGTGAACCTTATTTTAGTATTAACGAGGCTGGTCACGTAACTGTCTCTCCCAAAGGCGATCGCGGTGGCTGTATTGACCTGTTTGAACTGGTGAATGATCTCAAGCAAAGGGGATTGAGATCGCCGATCCTAGTCAGATTTTCGGATATTCTCGCCGATCGCATTGAGCGACTGAACTCCACCTTTGCTAAGGCGATCGCCCGCTATAACTACAATGGCGTTTATCGGGGCGTTTTTCCCGTCAAAGTCAATCAGCAAAGGCAATTGGTGGAAGAAATTGCCAAATATGGGAAGCCATTCCAATTTGGTTTGGAAGCAGGTTCTAAACCCGAATTACTCATTGCCCTTGCTACATTACGCACCCCCGGTTCTTTGCTGATTTGTAACGGATACAAAGATGCTGAATATATTGAGACGGCTCTGTTAGCGCGAAAATTGGGACAGAACACGATCATTGTGATCGAGCAGTTGGAAGAAGTGGAGATGATCATTCGTGCCGCTACTAAGCTGGGAATCGCGCCTGTCGTTGGTGTTCGCGCTAAACTCAGTGCGAAAGGGTTAGGACACTGGGAAGATTCCACAGGCGATCGCGCTAAGTTTGGGCTAAGTATGTGGGAAATCTTGGAAACCGTTGAACAATTAGAAGCAGCAAATATGCTGGATTCCCTTAAATTGTTGCATTTTCATATCGGTTCCCAAATTAGCAATATCAGCACAATTAAAGATGCTTTGCGCGAAGCAGGTCAAATCTATGTGCAGCTTGCGACAATGGGCGCACCGATGGGACATCTGGATGTGGGTGGTGGTTTGGGTGTGGATTACGATGGTTCCAAAACTAATTTCTACGCTTCCAAAAACTACAGTATGCAGAACTATGCCTACGATATCGTCGCGGCGATTAAGGATGCTTGTACTGAAAAGGGAATCCCTGTACCTACATTAACTAGTGAAAGTGGTCGGGCGATCGCTTCTCATCAATCGGTCTTGGTATTTGATGTCGTGGGCATCAGTGGTACTCCCAACCAACCCATTGAACCATTAAAAGAAGATGAGCATCTAATTGTTCGTAATCTTTTTGAAGCTTTGGAAAACATCAATGAGAATAACTATCAAGAGATCTATCATGATGCTGTCCAGTTCAATCAGGAGGCAATTAGTTTATTCACTTTTGGCTATCTCACCCTGAAACAACGCGCCAGAGTTGAGCGACTCTTTTGGGAATGTTGCGATCGCATTCTCAAGGTGACTCGCAAACTAAATTATGTACCCGATGATCTTGAAGATCTAGAAAGAGCAATGGCACTGACCTACTATTGCAATTTCTCGGTATTTCAATCTGCACCCGATAGTTGGGCGATCGATCAACTCTTCCCAATCATGCCCATCCATCGCCTCAATGAAGAACCCACATGTCGCGGCACGATCGCCGATCTCACCTGTGATAGCGATGGCAAAATTGATCGCTTCATCGATTTGCGTGATGTCAAGTCAACTCTGGAGTTACATCCCTTCATTGCCGAAGAACCTTACTTCTTAGCCCTATTCCTCGGCGGAGCCTATCAGGAAATCCTTGGTGATTTGCATAATCTCTTTGGCGATACCGATGCGGTGCATATTCACGCAACGCCTACAGGCTATAAGGTTGAGCATGTGATCAAGGGCGATTCTATGACCGAGGTTCTCGAATATGTGCAGTACAATCGCGATGCAATGCTAGAGAATATTCGCCAAGAAACGGAACGCGCTCTCCAAGAAAAGCAAATCACCCTTGATGAAGCAAGGCTATTCTTACAAAAATATGAGCATTGCTTAAATGGATACACTTATCTAAGCTAA